The following proteins are co-located in the Verrucomicrobiota bacterium genome:
- a CDS encoding ChaN family lipoprotein codes for MPIFFQILTRSILPLLLTLQFGCQTLHRHVAEDEPVFPDWVIYDGVTGGEISWNQMVGSVLSSQIILVGERHDDAIAHELEQRLVEELLAGFPNSAVTMEMFERDEQVFLDLFLAQAIDSDALAATTDVRGWGGEENWRLWYLPIVESVRDRVPEGATLLAANSPRSYVRLSRFAGHQVLSEIDQNTLLPLFAIPRDDVDEETYRTRFFEMMGGHAVAGKEEGEGLDIESFFRAQQVWDATMAESVRMALAKHPKVLLIAGDFHIAQNGGVLQRLRHLDPFPVISTISIRPVEDPTSFRTEDAERADFVIYTRADT; via the coding sequence ATGCCCATCTTCTTCCAAATCCTAACTCGCTCCATACTCCCCCTTTTGCTTACCCTCCAATTCGGCTGCCAGACCCTCCACAGACACGTCGCCGAGGACGAGCCTGTTTTCCCGGATTGGGTCATCTACGACGGAGTCACTGGTGGAGAGATTTCGTGGAACCAGATGGTCGGCTCGGTGCTTTCCTCTCAGATCATTTTGGTGGGAGAACGACACGATGACGCAATAGCGCACGAGTTGGAACAAAGACTGGTCGAAGAGTTATTGGCGGGCTTCCCAAACAGTGCGGTTACGATGGAAATGTTTGAGCGCGACGAGCAGGTCTTCCTCGACCTCTTTCTTGCCCAAGCAATCGATTCCGATGCTCTAGCAGCCACTACCGATGTCCGAGGATGGGGAGGCGAGGAAAACTGGCGTCTTTGGTACCTTCCGATTGTCGAATCGGTCCGAGACCGGGTTCCAGAAGGAGCGACTCTCCTTGCGGCTAACTCCCCACGAAGCTACGTCCGTCTCTCCCGCTTTGCCGGACACCAAGTCCTTTCGGAAATTGATCAAAACACACTTCTTCCGCTTTTCGCTATCCCTCGTGATGACGTTGACGAAGAAACTTACAGGACCCGCTTTTTCGAAATGATGGGTGGGCACGCCGTCGCTGGTAAGGAAGAAGGCGAAGGTCTCGACATAGAGTCTTTCTTCCGTGCCCAGCAAGTTTGGGATGCGACGATGGCTGAGTCGGTCAGAATGGCCCTAGCGAAACATCCAAAGGTCCTTCTCATCGCCGGAGACTTTCACATCGCTCAAAACGGTGGAGTCCTCCAACGACTCCGTCATCTCGACCCTTTTCCGGTGATATCAACGATCAGCATTCGGCCAGTCGAAGACCCGACCTCATTTCGGACCGAAGACGCTGAAAGGGCGGATTTTGTGATCTACACCCGCGCCGACACGTAA
- the hemA gene encoding glutamyl-tRNA reductase: MSVPRTLLVVGVSHHRTPLEVRELFSLGPDNLRSLAERLLTVPSVNEVVLLNTCNRVEVYLSTSREPDTFAILRMLAETTHQPPELLEDLSYVHANSDMLVHLFSVTSGLDSQMIGETEILGQVKDALVEARKNGWAGSKLGTIFERSFQAAKWARTHTGIGQGQVTIGNVVVDLVTRVFGDVCGPRVLLVGSGEVAEKTAQSLSSRGARDITVSGRSFQRAQELAISFEGAVLPFETYPSKLHLFDIVICSTASSHPLLTAQVVNQVSRQRKFAPLLLVDVAVPRDVEAGAGILDQVFLYNMDDLANIANENIRLRREEVDGCLLEIKRRAWRAWLKTLPKRIVRDEKESQTGLRVKV; this comes from the coding sequence ATGAGCGTTCCGCGCACGCTGCTGGTTGTCGGGGTTTCGCACCACCGAACACCATTAGAAGTGAGAGAACTTTTCTCTCTCGGACCGGACAATCTTCGTTCGCTGGCCGAACGCTTACTTACAGTTCCCTCCGTAAACGAAGTCGTTCTGCTCAACACTTGCAACCGGGTGGAAGTCTACCTCTCGACGTCGCGCGAGCCAGACACTTTCGCCATTCTTCGCATGCTTGCGGAGACTACTCATCAGCCTCCTGAGCTTCTCGAAGATCTCTCATATGTACACGCCAACAGCGACATGCTTGTGCATCTTTTTTCGGTTACTTCGGGACTCGATTCACAAATGATTGGCGAAACCGAGATTCTTGGCCAAGTTAAAGACGCCTTGGTGGAAGCCCGCAAGAACGGATGGGCTGGAAGCAAGCTGGGCACCATTTTCGAAAGATCGTTTCAAGCAGCCAAATGGGCCCGCACTCACACCGGAATTGGACAGGGGCAGGTCACAATTGGAAACGTCGTAGTTGATCTAGTTACCCGTGTCTTCGGAGATGTATGTGGCCCCCGAGTTCTTCTCGTCGGAAGCGGGGAAGTAGCTGAGAAAACAGCACAAAGCCTCTCAAGCCGAGGTGCCCGGGATATTACCGTCTCAGGGCGATCTTTCCAAAGGGCACAAGAACTGGCAATCTCTTTTGAAGGCGCCGTCCTTCCGTTTGAGACATACCCGTCGAAACTTCACTTATTCGACATTGTAATCTGCTCCACAGCATCATCCCATCCACTTCTTACTGCGCAAGTCGTCAATCAGGTGTCCCGGCAGCGTAAATTCGCACCCCTTCTTTTGGTAGATGTTGCAGTTCCACGCGACGTCGAAGCAGGCGCTGGGATACTCGACCAAGTTTTTCTCTATAACATGGACGACCTAGCGAACATCGCGAACGAGAACATCCGCCTACGCCGGGAAGAAGTAGACGGCTGCCTACTGGAAATCAAACGGAGGGCGTGGCGCGCATGGCTCAAAACTTTGCCAAAAAGAATCGTAAGGGACGAAAAGGAAAGCCAAACGGGACTTAGGGTAAAGGTGTAG
- the ccsA gene encoding cytochrome c biogenesis protein CcsA has translation MDQPDRLLIWLATAAYFLAVVYAAVRLFNRRPHARSITYPIIVTGFLLQTAGLYLRGLEIGACPLGNSFEIIQFVLWSTIFLFLIVGPVFRVTLLGTASAAFVSVVGIVSLLMPGWDRPHTAKLFGGDPLIEFHAALSVFSYGIFGLLASVAALYLLQYYALEKKWKSRVFYFLPSIVKVDNLARRLLPTGLVILTFAFASGLLVWFEDAWSELHMKLLAVFVLWIGYGAVWTLRQRDRISPQRAAVTFLALYVFALFSLWPVKSSHDLGEFAETTSQSPVILSK, from the coding sequence ATGGACCAGCCAGACCGATTGCTGATTTGGTTGGCAACGGCTGCCTACTTCCTCGCAGTTGTCTACGCTGCAGTCCGCCTTTTCAACCGCCGTCCCCATGCGCGCTCGATCACTTACCCTATCATTGTCACCGGCTTTCTATTACAAACCGCCGGACTCTACCTACGGGGCCTCGAAATCGGTGCCTGTCCCCTCGGAAACTCTTTTGAAATTATTCAGTTTGTGCTCTGGTCGACGATTTTTCTTTTCTTGATCGTTGGGCCTGTCTTTCGGGTGACCCTTCTGGGCACTGCATCGGCTGCGTTTGTGTCGGTCGTCGGTATTGTGTCACTTCTGATGCCTGGCTGGGATCGACCTCACACAGCAAAGCTCTTTGGAGGTGATCCTCTCATCGAATTCCATGCAGCCCTTTCCGTTTTTAGCTACGGTATTTTTGGACTCCTCGCCTCAGTCGCAGCCCTCTACCTCCTACAGTACTACGCCCTCGAAAAGAAATGGAAGTCTCGCGTATTTTACTTCCTTCCCTCAATCGTCAAGGTTGACAATCTTGCGCGTCGCCTCCTCCCGACCGGACTCGTGATCCTGACCTTCGCATTTGCGTCCGGTTTGTTGGTGTGGTTCGAGGACGCATGGAGCGAATTGCACATGAAACTACTAGCTGTTTTCGTTCTCTGGATCGGATACGGAGCTGTCTGGACCCTGCGGCAACGAGACCGGATCTCCCCACAGCGAGCTGCTGTCACTTTCCTCGCCCTCTATGTCTTCGCACTTTTCAGCCTTTGGCCGGTCAAAAGCTCGCACGACCTCGGGGAATTTGCCGAAACAACCAGCCAGAGTCCGGTCATCCTATCAAAATGA
- the hemH gene encoding ferrochelatase produces MVKKTGVLLLNLGSPDSTEVGDVRRYLREFLMDGRVLDAPKPIRWMVVNAFILPFRPKNSAEAYSRVWTDQGSPLIVTSRNVRDLLDREDCPVFLAMNYGSPSIPDEVAKIRAAGVTDLFIMPQYPHYAMSSYETVVVKAMSCLKKELPGVHTTLLQPFYQDDDYLDAVETVMRPYLTKQPDLVLFSFHGIPERHLRKSDPSHAHCLESEDCCENCHPAHATCYRHQCFTTAHKVAAKAGLRSDQYRISFQSRLGRDPWLTPYTDKTLESLPEEGIRRLLVICPAFVTDCLETLEEISMEGKEIFEEAGGEWFEQIPCLNDHPAWIEVLMNRINRWRNGVLSSEQSPKQAAPSTIT; encoded by the coding sequence ATGGTCAAAAAAACCGGTGTTCTGTTGTTAAATTTGGGCTCTCCCGACTCGACCGAAGTCGGAGACGTCCGCAGGTACCTCCGTGAATTTCTAATGGATGGCCGGGTTCTTGACGCACCAAAGCCAATTCGATGGATGGTGGTGAACGCATTCATTCTCCCTTTCCGACCAAAAAATTCGGCGGAAGCCTACAGCCGTGTCTGGACCGATCAAGGCTCTCCACTGATCGTTACGAGTCGAAACGTGCGCGACCTACTCGATAGGGAAGACTGTCCAGTCTTTCTCGCCATGAATTACGGCTCACCGTCAATCCCAGATGAGGTTGCGAAGATCAGAGCGGCAGGAGTAACAGACCTCTTCATCATGCCACAATACCCCCACTACGCGATGTCCAGCTATGAGACCGTTGTGGTAAAGGCGATGAGCTGCCTCAAAAAGGAACTTCCCGGTGTCCATACGACACTTCTCCAACCATTCTATCAGGACGACGACTACCTGGATGCGGTCGAGACGGTCATGCGTCCCTATCTGACGAAACAACCGGACCTCGTGCTCTTTTCCTTTCACGGAATTCCAGAACGCCATCTACGAAAGTCGGATCCCTCTCATGCCCACTGTCTAGAGTCCGAAGATTGCTGCGAGAATTGCCATCCTGCGCACGCGACCTGCTATCGCCACCAATGCTTCACCACTGCCCACAAGGTGGCGGCGAAGGCTGGACTCAGAAGCGACCAGTATCGGATCTCCTTCCAGTCCCGGCTGGGTCGGGATCCTTGGCTTACACCCTACACGGACAAAACCCTTGAATCACTTCCCGAAGAAGGCATCCGCAGGCTACTGGTTATCTGTCCGGCGTTCGTAACTGACTGCCTCGAGACTCTGGAAGAGATCTCAATGGAAGGAAAAGAGATTTTTGAAGAAGCTGGCGGAGAATGGTTTGAACAAATCCCTTGCCTCAACGATCACCCGGCTTGGATCGAGGTCCTGATGAATCGAATCAATCGCTGGAGAAATGGAGTCCTCTCCTCAGAGCAGAGTCCAAAGCAAGCGGCTCCTTCCACAATTACGTAA
- a CDS encoding TatD family hydrolase, producing the protein MPLIDSHCHPPNEGGSPTEEAHAWLNRAQTQGVGRIIAIGTDTDDWESHRTMASTYPGRVHWTVGLHPSYVDKNQREKIKKIRSYWESSNGQLPCAVGEIGLDYTRLPKESRNSFQILQREAFERQLQLAKDLNLPVVIHSRGTVTDCLEVLSAVDFPGEKALFHCFAEGPETFKAVESFGARCSFTGIITFKNAEAVRESLAKNGLERLILETDSPYLSPEPFRGKRNEPAHTATLAQFCADFFKCSLEEVISTSERNTRDFFGI; encoded by the coding sequence ATGCCACTGATTGATAGCCATTGCCACCCGCCCAACGAAGGAGGGAGTCCAACCGAAGAGGCGCACGCATGGTTGAATCGAGCCCAGACTCAGGGAGTCGGAAGGATTATTGCGATCGGAACGGATACGGACGACTGGGAAAGTCATCGCACGATGGCTTCCACCTATCCCGGTAGGGTTCACTGGACCGTTGGCCTCCATCCATCCTATGTTGACAAGAATCAGAGGGAGAAGATCAAAAAGATCCGTTCCTATTGGGAGTCGTCCAACGGGCAGCTACCCTGTGCGGTTGGTGAGATTGGACTCGACTACACGCGTTTACCCAAAGAATCACGAAACTCGTTCCAAATACTCCAACGAGAAGCCTTTGAAAGACAACTGCAGCTGGCGAAGGATTTGAATCTCCCCGTGGTGATTCATTCGAGAGGGACCGTTACGGACTGTCTTGAAGTCTTATCGGCAGTAGATTTCCCGGGAGAGAAAGCACTCTTTCACTGCTTCGCTGAAGGCCCGGAAACCTTCAAAGCCGTGGAATCCTTTGGAGCACGGTGCTCATTCACAGGGATTATCACTTTCAAAAACGCAGAAGCAGTCCGCGAATCACTCGCCAAGAATGGTCTCGAAAGGCTAATCCTCGAAACCGACAGCCCCTATCTTTCGCCTGAGCCTTTTCGAGGAAAGAGAAATGAACCCGCCCACACGGCAACTCTAGCCCAATTCTGCGCCGACTTTTTCAAGTGCTCCCTCGAAGAAGTCATTTCCACCAGCGAACGAAATACTCGGGACTTTTTCGGAATCTGA
- a CDS encoding biopolymer transporter ExbD — protein MKTREKDLKSSFYEAESLTRPFNLAARLTAPRFRIDAVPFTDIGLIALLTLFLSQSVIFSPGVPVDLPTLPENEVLLGVRTEAVATIWKGNVVTVLGSYPLSRLGTALQDLKEESPDGNATLLLLVDQSTDLEALVEIYEEARIAGFEQIQMAARPADSSN, from the coding sequence GTGAAAACGCGAGAAAAAGATCTCAAATCCTCGTTCTACGAGGCTGAATCTCTGACGAGGCCATTCAATCTGGCGGCTCGACTGACTGCGCCTCGTTTCCGAATTGATGCCGTTCCGTTTACCGACATCGGACTAATTGCTCTCCTCACACTTTTTCTCTCACAAAGCGTAATCTTTAGTCCCGGTGTTCCTGTGGATCTTCCCACCCTTCCGGAAAACGAGGTTCTCCTAGGTGTTCGCACTGAGGCCGTTGCAACGATTTGGAAGGGTAATGTGGTGACCGTTCTAGGGTCCTATCCTCTTTCCCGGCTCGGGACCGCACTCCAAGACCTGAAGGAAGAATCCCCCGATGGAAACGCGACACTACTTCTTCTCGTTGACCAGTCTACCGACCTCGAGGCATTGGTCGAAATCTACGAAGAGGCTCGGATAGCCGGCTTCGAACAGATCCAAATGGCAGCTCGCCCTGCTGACTCATCGAACTGA
- a CDS encoding MotA/TolQ/ExbB proton channel family protein, with protein METFDFSLFRQGGPVMWPLLAISVIGFIFFIERTLFLHQGQIQVRNFVDGIQNLLRKGRLAEALAVCEETPGPIPNVVKGALLNYDQPIDRIRGAVQSAALIEIPILERRVGTIAAIARIAPILGLLGTILAGYDSFFLFQNEGVYANPADFAGSIAQALLTTIAGLAIGIMAHLAHHFLYGRLRAVVHDMESVGHDLLQWIEAMKTGASVQMTDEEADS; from the coding sequence ATGGAGACTTTTGACTTTTCCCTCTTCCGCCAAGGCGGACCGGTGATGTGGCCACTTCTGGCGATCAGTGTGATCGGCTTCATCTTTTTTATCGAGCGGACTCTATTTCTCCATCAAGGCCAGATTCAGGTGAGGAACTTTGTTGATGGTATCCAGAATTTGCTCCGAAAAGGTCGACTGGCGGAAGCCCTTGCCGTGTGCGAAGAAACCCCTGGACCCATTCCCAATGTAGTAAAGGGTGCCCTCCTCAATTATGACCAGCCCATTGATCGGATTCGAGGTGCAGTTCAATCCGCCGCGCTTATTGAGATCCCGATTCTAGAGCGTCGAGTGGGTACAATAGCCGCGATAGCTCGAATAGCCCCAATCCTTGGTCTCCTTGGAACTATTCTTGCCGGCTACGATTCGTTTTTCCTTTTTCAAAACGAGGGCGTGTACGCGAACCCAGCAGACTTTGCCGGGAGTATCGCACAAGCTCTGCTTACAACGATTGCCGGATTGGCTATCGGAATTATGGCACACCTTGCACATCACTTTCTCTATGGTCGCCTCCGTGCTGTTGTGCACGACATGGAGTCCGTAGGTCACGATCTACTACAGTGGATCGAGGCGATGAAAACAGGCGCTTCAGTCCAAATGACCGACGAGGAAGCGGATTCGTGA
- a CDS encoding tetratricopeptide repeat protein: MTRVCNIFSVVTGISFSSLSFATGTTTEDLLDQVNPEAERIEASRELQNGVRAVETGFPALGFEYLNPLVRSELLSQEEKEKAFLYSLTALIQLDHPADALELARGNPQFDSGPRRLRWAMAEFLLGNTAQARNRLESVPEGSLSGDDEAWFFFFQGLLADHENDPARASDLFNEAQESATSPFLRDTFDTIRARLNILRGEVDEDTVISLKNQFEEAVALPLRLRLAREYALVLMGLGQSEEAIQFLEEFVLQTEADDSRIADEILLPLAVFRGLSTTEGQATLWEILRSGTDRDTLRITLNLLLRQIKEPKPSQAEILETIVDTRPDHPIRDRLIFARSQLLSDTGDASTAINLLDSLLKEYPGTPIKLSAQLAYAFLAWQQDPPQLRTAAVRLLEILPELPPPDRPFYYQLAGDLYYENGDYAFAAAAYRDAWDLSPSEGVAFQYTLALLQSGEIEAALEWINQNVKVGEQISPEVNRRIFWNVASTLIQNGEPQLALENIDTILTNGEIPTGARQNFDWLRAYTLSLLGENDEALATTEAILAEFSYESPFSEDLVEEEPEAAEEVEPADEPEDPLLAQTLLLKGEILFKSGNPEDAAEIMADLRDRFPDRRAAVLSYLFEARYFAGRDLTGEAQQRLVNLADRFPESDYAPLALYEAAIIAESRGTPESISEAIRFLETLVNRFPQHQLAIHARLKEGEILRSLGDFSSARLVFQNTANLFSNHPLQYLAEIGTAETVLANPEASPEELLNAAAILAKVETVPDLPPAVLLESQLKRAETLRRANEPLRARRLLWETVNPLIDQPTTEDSALAFWLSKSLLELSIWFAQDGFPEEAKQFLEIVDKRNLPGSVLARAKLRATELQTTETE, translated from the coding sequence ATGACAAGAGTGTGCAACATCTTCTCGGTTGTCACGGGTATCAGTTTCTCGAGCCTGTCTTTCGCCACAGGCACCACTACCGAAGATCTTCTAGACCAAGTAAACCCTGAAGCAGAACGGATTGAGGCTTCCCGGGAACTCCAGAATGGAGTTCGAGCGGTAGAAACCGGGTTTCCTGCTCTTGGCTTCGAGTACCTGAATCCTCTGGTTCGTTCAGAGTTGCTTTCCCAGGAGGAGAAGGAGAAGGCTTTCCTCTATTCCCTCACTGCGTTGATCCAACTAGACCATCCGGCAGACGCCCTCGAACTTGCGAGAGGGAATCCTCAATTCGACAGTGGACCCAGGCGACTTCGCTGGGCTATGGCAGAGTTCCTTCTCGGCAACACCGCTCAGGCAAGGAATCGACTCGAATCGGTTCCGGAAGGGTCACTCTCTGGAGACGACGAAGCCTGGTTCTTTTTCTTTCAGGGTCTTTTGGCCGACCATGAAAATGATCCGGCGCGGGCCTCAGATTTATTCAACGAGGCGCAGGAATCTGCAACCTCCCCTTTCCTTCGGGATACCTTTGATACCATTAGGGCCCGCCTGAATATCCTCCGAGGCGAAGTCGATGAAGATACCGTAATATCGCTGAAGAACCAATTCGAAGAAGCGGTTGCACTGCCGCTGCGCCTGAGGCTCGCCCGTGAATATGCTCTGGTCTTGATGGGACTCGGACAATCTGAAGAAGCCATCCAATTTCTCGAAGAGTTTGTCCTCCAGACTGAAGCCGACGATTCAAGAATCGCAGACGAGATCCTATTGCCGCTGGCCGTTTTTCGTGGATTGAGCACCACTGAAGGTCAGGCGACCTTATGGGAAATCCTTCGGTCCGGGACCGACCGTGATACTCTCCGCATCACCTTAAATCTCCTCCTTAGGCAGATCAAGGAACCCAAGCCCAGCCAGGCCGAAATTCTGGAAACGATTGTCGACACCCGGCCGGACCACCCGATCCGGGATCGCCTTATCTTCGCACGCTCCCAGCTTTTGTCTGATACCGGAGACGCGTCCACAGCGATCAACTTACTGGATTCCCTCCTCAAGGAGTACCCCGGCACACCGATTAAACTATCGGCCCAACTCGCCTACGCGTTTCTTGCTTGGCAGCAGGACCCACCCCAACTTCGAACCGCTGCCGTAAGATTGCTGGAAATATTACCCGAATTACCACCACCGGATCGTCCTTTTTACTATCAACTCGCAGGCGATTTGTATTACGAAAATGGAGACTACGCATTCGCGGCGGCAGCCTACCGCGATGCGTGGGATCTTTCGCCAAGCGAAGGAGTTGCTTTCCAGTACACACTCGCCCTACTCCAGTCCGGAGAGATTGAAGCAGCACTCGAATGGATTAATCAGAATGTGAAGGTCGGAGAACAGATCAGCCCGGAGGTGAACCGGCGTATCTTCTGGAACGTGGCAAGCACCTTGATACAGAATGGAGAGCCGCAGCTCGCTTTGGAGAACATTGACACCATCCTAACGAACGGAGAGATCCCAACGGGGGCACGCCAGAATTTTGACTGGCTCCGCGCTTACACTCTCTCACTCCTCGGGGAGAACGATGAGGCACTGGCTACAACGGAAGCAATTCTTGCTGAGTTCTCATACGAATCTCCCTTTTCCGAAGACCTTGTGGAGGAGGAACCCGAAGCTGCAGAGGAAGTCGAACCCGCGGACGAGCCAGAAGATCCGCTGCTCGCTCAGACTCTCCTACTCAAAGGAGAAATTCTTTTCAAATCCGGCAATCCTGAAGATGCAGCCGAAATCATGGCTGACCTTCGCGACCGTTTCCCCGATCGCCGAGCTGCAGTTTTGAGCTATCTCTTTGAAGCCCGTTATTTTGCTGGCCGCGATCTTACGGGAGAAGCTCAACAGCGTCTCGTGAACCTCGCCGACCGTTTTCCCGAGAGTGACTACGCCCCGCTCGCACTCTATGAAGCTGCGATTATCGCAGAATCACGGGGAACCCCTGAATCGATCAGCGAGGCCATTCGGTTTTTGGAAACGTTGGTCAACCGATTTCCACAGCACCAACTCGCGATCCACGCGCGACTCAAGGAGGGTGAGATTCTCCGTTCTCTCGGTGACTTTAGCAGCGCGAGACTCGTTTTCCAGAATACGGCGAATCTCTTCTCCAATCACCCGCTTCAATATCTTGCCGAGATTGGAACCGCCGAAACTGTGTTGGCAAATCCAGAGGCATCACCGGAAGAGCTGTTAAACGCAGCGGCAATCCTGGCGAAGGTGGAGACCGTGCCCGACCTTCCACCCGCAGTCCTTCTGGAAAGCCAACTGAAACGAGCAGAAACCCTCAGGCGCGCCAACGAACCTCTCAGGGCAAGAAGACTTCTCTGGGAAACCGTAAACCCCCTGATTGACCAACCAACGACGGAAGATTCGGCTCTTGCTTTCTGGCTCTCCAAATCGCTCCTCGAGCTTTCAATCTGGTTCGCCCAAGATGGTTTTCCCGAAGAGGCAAAACAGTTCTTGGAGATCGTCGACAAGCGAAACCTTCCGGGAAGCGTGCTTGCGAGGGCCAAGCTGCGCGCAACCGAACTACAAACTACTGAAACCGAATAG
- a CDS encoding fructosamine kinase family protein, with amino-acid sequence MQSLAELLEDLVGHPVEVLRVTSTTGGCIHGGSKIETTKDPFFVKKAPLSDDPILRAEKIGLETMAGIKTFRMPEVIGRGKAEGDSVLILEWIDIKPLDPVSGARLGESLAEFHQIKGPFHGFEEDNFIGTTPQLNRPTEKWQGFFRESRLQPQLDLAKENGFRLPSCKVILDGLDLFFEGDSIVASPLHGDLCGGNAAADGFNQPVLFDPAFYWGDYETDLALMNLFGGFPAEFFQSYFERIPRRTGWKSRESLYNLYHVLNHLNLFGASYLQTASRMINELSAFVSSSTKSQ; translated from the coding sequence ATGCAGTCTCTCGCCGAATTACTTGAAGACTTGGTCGGTCACCCAGTGGAAGTGCTCCGTGTTACTTCCACAACAGGAGGCTGCATTCATGGAGGCAGTAAGATCGAAACCACAAAAGATCCGTTCTTCGTGAAGAAAGCTCCTCTTTCGGACGATCCTATTCTTCGAGCTGAAAAAATAGGTCTGGAAACTATGGCAGGGATCAAAACCTTTCGAATGCCGGAAGTTATTGGAAGGGGCAAAGCGGAGGGTGACTCCGTTCTTATTCTCGAGTGGATTGACATCAAGCCTCTAGATCCGGTTTCCGGGGCACGTCTGGGAGAAAGTCTAGCCGAGTTCCATCAAATAAAGGGACCTTTCCACGGTTTCGAAGAAGACAACTTTATTGGAACCACTCCGCAGTTGAATAGACCGACCGAAAAATGGCAGGGCTTCTTCCGAGAGAGTAGACTTCAGCCCCAGCTCGATCTAGCGAAAGAAAACGGGTTTCGCCTACCTTCCTGTAAGGTCATCCTCGATGGCTTGGATTTATTCTTCGAAGGAGACTCGATCGTAGCGAGTCCACTTCACGGAGACCTTTGTGGGGGAAACGCAGCTGCAGACGGATTCAACCAACCCGTCTTGTTTGATCCAGCTTTCTATTGGGGAGACTATGAAACAGATCTCGCCCTTATGAATCTTTTCGGAGGATTTCCTGCAGAATTTTTCCAGAGTTACTTCGAAAGAATCCCGCGACGTACGGGCTGGAAAAGCAGAGAATCCCTCTACAATCTCTACCACGTACTCAACCACTTGAATCTTTTTGGGGCTTCGTATCTGCAGACTGCCTCCCGCATGATCAATGAACTCAGCGCATTTGTTTCTTCTTCGACAAAAAGTCAGTGA
- a CDS encoding low molecular weight protein-tyrosine-phosphatase produces the protein MTQDSNIAPIRILFVCMGNICRSPAAEGVFRHRIQELGKHGQIDCDSAGTIHYHAGSSADPRMRQAAGARGYDLTSTARGFVTKDFEHFDWIIVMDDENHRDIIGMAKDENEIRKVRRFSDWVDIPNVSQVPDPYYGGERGFDHVLDIIENGIEPLLHWAIEGDAVSRRIT, from the coding sequence GTGACCCAAGATTCAAACATCGCCCCGATACGCATTCTCTTTGTTTGCATGGGAAACATTTGCCGCTCACCGGCCGCAGAAGGCGTTTTCCGACACCGCATTCAAGAACTGGGAAAGCATGGCCAGATTGACTGCGACTCCGCGGGCACGATCCATTACCATGCAGGGAGCAGTGCAGACCCTCGCATGCGACAAGCCGCAGGGGCGAGAGGCTACGACCTTACCAGCACTGCCCGTGGCTTTGTCACCAAAGACTTCGAGCACTTTGACTGGATCATCGTGATGGATGATGAAAACCATCGGGATATCATCGGCATGGCAAAAGACGAAAACGAAATACGGAAAGTTCGCCGATTCTCCGATTGGGTCGACATTCCGAATGTATCTCAGGTTCCGGACCCCTATTATGGTGGTGAACGAGGATTCGATCACGTTCTGGATATCATTGAGAATGGCATAGAACCCCTTCTTCATTGGGCAATCGAAGGCGATGCAGTCTCTCGCCGAATTACTTGA
- the dapB gene encoding 4-hydroxy-tetrahydrodipicolinate reductase encodes MPTRILLNGSKGRMGQAIASLAAEEDCEIVAGCDIGSDPERGVEDCDVAIDFSSHESTPDLVELCATKGKAVVIGTTGHNSEESARIHACADQIPMVWAGNYSIGVNLLIFLTEKAARLLPETYHPEIVEMHHRYKKDAPSGTAENLLEAILEGRGWDSTAAKHGRSGITGERPDKEVGIHSLRGGDVVGEHTVVFGGPSERVELSHSAGDRSIFARGALSAAKWVFSRQPGIYRMREVLGLH; translated from the coding sequence ATGCCAACCCGAATATTGTTGAACGGTTCCAAGGGGAGAATGGGACAAGCGATTGCCTCCCTTGCAGCCGAAGAAGACTGTGAGATTGTCGCAGGATGCGATATCGGCTCCGACCCCGAGCGCGGTGTGGAGGATTGCGATGTGGCGATCGACTTTAGCTCCCATGAGAGCACGCCTGACCTGGTGGAACTCTGCGCAACAAAGGGAAAAGCGGTAGTAATTGGCACGACAGGGCACAACTCGGAGGAAAGCGCCCGGATTCACGCTTGCGCAGATCAGATTCCGATGGTTTGGGCCGGAAATTACTCGATTGGAGTGAACTTACTTATTTTTCTTACCGAGAAGGCAGCCCGCCTTCTCCCCGAGACCTACCATCCGGAAATCGTGGAAATGCACCATCGATACAAAAAAGATGCCCCCAGCGGAACCGCTGAGAATCTACTCGAGGCCATCCTGGAAGGTCGGGGATGGGACTCGACTGCCGCAAAACATGGCCGCTCCGGTATCACTGGCGAGAGACCGGACAAGGAAGTGGGTATTCACTCGCTAAGAGGCGGCGACGTCGTCGGAGAGCACACGGTCGTGTTCGGCGGTCCGAGCGAGAGAGTCGAGCTCTCCCACAGCGCAGGAGACCGCAGCATCTTCGCGAGAGGTGCTCTCTCCGCCGCCAAATGGGTGTTCTCTCGTCAGCCGGGAATCTACCGCATGAGGGAGGTTCTCGGCCTACACTAA